The stretch of DNA ACTCGGGGTACCGGCTGGCGATATCCTGTACTCGAACCCGGTCAAGTCTCGCGAGCACATCGCGCAGGCGGCGCGGCAGGGCGTCGAGTGGTTCGTCGTCGATTGCGTCGAGGAACTGCGCAAGTTCGCCGCCATTGCGCCCGCCGCGCAACTCTGTCTGCGCATCGACGTACCCAACGCGGACAGCGATTGGCCGCTCGCGGGGAAGTTCGGTGCCTCACCCGCGGCGGCGTGCGAGGTCGCCGCGACGGCGGCCGAGATGGGAGCCGATTTCTGCGGCGTGAGCTTTCACGTCGGCTCGCAGTGCACCAATCCCGAGAGCTGGCGTCTCGCCATCGAACGCGCGAAGGGCACGCTGGCGGTGCTGCGGCACCACGGCCTGCGGCCGCGGCTGCTGGACATCGGAGGCGGCTTCCCGGTGCGCTACACGCGGCCGATTCCCGATATCTCCGAAATCGGTGCAAGCGTCAGTCGGGCGCTCGCGAATGTGTCGCCCGAGGTCGCGGTCATCGCCGAGCCCGGCCGCGTCCTCGTGGCGGAGGCTGCCTGTTTCGTCTGCCGGGTGATCGGCACCGCGACGCGCGGCGGGCGTCGCTGGATGTACTGGGACGCGGGTCTGCACGGCGGCATCATCGAAACCGCACGCGGCGGCATCGCGTACGCGATCCGCAGCGACCGCGATGGTACGCTCGTGCCCTGGACTATCGCCGGCCCGACGTGCGACGCGGCGGACGTGCTCGCGGGCGAGTATCTGTTGCCGGAAGACCTGCGCG from Betaproteobacteria bacterium encodes:
- a CDS encoding alanine racemase, which codes for LGVPAGDILYSNPVKSREHIAQAARQGVEWFVVDCVEELRKFAAIAPAAQLCLRIDVPNADSDWPLAGKFGASPAAACEVAATAAEMGADFCGVSFHVGSQCTNPESWRLAIERAKGTLAVLRHHGLRPRLLDIGGGFPVRYTRPIPDISEIGASVSRALANVSPEVAVIAEPGRVLVAEAACFVCRVIGTATRGGRRWMYWDAGLHGGIIETARGGIAYAIRSDRDGTLVPWTIAGPTCDAADVLAGEYLLPEDLREGDFVYLPNTGAYTCARASTFNGFPLPEVRILGARD